The following coding sequences lie in one Nocardioides sambongensis genomic window:
- a CDS encoding bifunctional diguanylate cyclase/phosphodiesterase, which translates to MSTVAEARRSGRRVLALTAGFSVLYAIAMLVGRSTHVEPSQLSVVFPGAGVGVVWALVTRSRAELLVAMTALVLVSGVINQVSGVEPVGGWLFGLVNAANAVVGAWICRRVGGGRWPRPVVSVTEVSALAAASLAGAAVSAFTGGVVARLRFGDDLWDGIGLIGFRNALSTYVLAAALLAAPRVPALWAAHRRRALPAVTVALVVSASLMALPWPITYVLIPALVLVALRCGPEITALVVAAQGVLVVAATSQGHGPFGDIADPAVRVLVAQGLVVVLAVVGTAVAVTQRGRERALAASRADRDRLHNHMEAALVSSAHVVVDEDGGRRAVAVNPSLAALTGRAREELLGTDPATWLVADSARLMDAGTAALRDAAGTAGWRSQLRLDECHGGGWVDAALSLVEHDPGEAGRDREPATTEFHLQMVDITAQRDAEVLLAHAALHDDLTGLANRALWADRLDAALLAGRRGGGRVAAMYVDVDRFKSINDTYGHVVGDEVLKVIAHRIGEVAGPGRTVARLGGDEFAVLCPAVTDQQETAALADALQRAVRPDVVVGDRHVRVEVSIGIALTAPGEADDRHLLRHADTALYAAKQNGRSRSELYSAELESEVDRESRVLADLERGFGADELVVHYQPIVDARSREIVALEALLRWQHPDRGLLEPEEFIDVLEGSDLVHDVGAQVLTRACCDAAELAAGGCVVPVHVNVCAPELARPGYVGTVRSALAASGLPPELLVLEITETRLITVTGSLRRDLLEVREMGVQLAVDDFGTGYSALTHLVDLPVGIVKIDRSFVAEVATSRSAHAVCSGVRAMADGLGIRAVAEGVEREEQAEILAALGYDQLQGFGYGRPAPLDRLGLLVSRAG; encoded by the coding sequence GTGAGCACCGTCGCGGAGGCCCGCCGATCCGGTCGGCGGGTCCTCGCCCTGACCGCCGGCTTCTCGGTGCTCTACGCGATCGCGATGCTGGTCGGTCGCTCCACCCACGTCGAGCCGTCGCAACTCTCGGTGGTCTTCCCGGGCGCAGGGGTGGGCGTCGTCTGGGCCCTCGTCACGCGCTCGCGCGCCGAGCTGCTGGTGGCGATGACGGCGCTGGTGCTGGTCAGCGGGGTGATCAACCAGGTCTCCGGGGTGGAGCCGGTCGGAGGCTGGCTCTTCGGACTCGTCAACGCCGCCAACGCGGTGGTCGGGGCCTGGATCTGCCGTCGGGTCGGCGGGGGCCGGTGGCCCCGCCCGGTGGTCTCGGTGACCGAGGTGTCGGCGCTGGCCGCTGCGTCGCTGGCCGGCGCCGCGGTCAGCGCCTTCACCGGCGGGGTGGTGGCCCGGCTCCGTTTCGGTGACGACCTGTGGGACGGCATCGGGCTGATCGGGTTCCGCAACGCGCTGAGCACCTATGTGCTCGCCGCCGCCCTGCTGGCGGCACCGCGGGTGCCGGCCCTGTGGGCGGCGCACCGCAGGCGGGCGCTGCCGGCGGTGACGGTGGCGCTGGTGGTCTCGGCGTCGCTGATGGCGCTGCCCTGGCCGATCACCTACGTGCTGATCCCGGCGCTGGTGTTGGTGGCGCTGCGCTGCGGCCCGGAGATCACCGCCCTGGTCGTCGCGGCCCAGGGCGTCCTGGTGGTCGCGGCGACGTCGCAGGGGCACGGGCCCTTCGGCGACATCGCGGACCCGGCCGTCCGGGTGCTGGTGGCGCAGGGTCTGGTGGTGGTGCTCGCCGTGGTGGGGACCGCGGTCGCGGTCACCCAGCGCGGCCGCGAGCGGGCCCTCGCGGCCAGCCGGGCCGACCGGGACCGGCTGCACAACCACATGGAGGCGGCCCTGGTCTCCTCCGCGCACGTCGTCGTCGACGAGGACGGCGGCCGGCGCGCGGTCGCGGTCAATCCGTCGCTCGCCGCGCTGACCGGCCGGGCGCGCGAGGAGCTGCTCGGGACCGACCCCGCGACCTGGCTGGTCGCGGACAGCGCGCGCCTGATGGACGCCGGCACCGCCGCGCTCCGCGACGCCGCCGGTACGGCGGGGTGGCGCTCCCAGCTGCGCCTGGACGAGTGCCACGGCGGCGGGTGGGTGGACGCGGCCCTCTCCCTCGTGGAGCACGACCCGGGCGAGGCCGGACGCGATCGGGAGCCGGCGACGACCGAGTTCCACCTGCAGATGGTCGACATCACCGCGCAGCGGGACGCCGAGGTGCTGCTCGCCCACGCGGCCCTGCACGACGACCTCACCGGGCTCGCCAACCGTGCGCTGTGGGCCGACCGGCTCGACGCGGCGCTGCTGGCCGGCCGGCGTGGCGGAGGCCGGGTGGCGGCGATGTATGTCGACGTGGACCGGTTCAAGAGCATCAACGACACCTACGGGCACGTGGTCGGGGACGAGGTCCTCAAGGTGATCGCGCACCGGATCGGGGAGGTGGCCGGCCCCGGGCGCACGGTCGCCCGGCTGGGCGGCGACGAGTTCGCGGTGCTGTGTCCGGCGGTGACCGACCAGCAGGAGACCGCCGCGCTCGCGGACGCCCTGCAGCGCGCGGTCCGACCCGACGTGGTGGTCGGCGACCGGCACGTGCGCGTCGAGGTGTCGATCGGGATCGCCCTCACCGCGCCCGGGGAGGCCGACGACCGGCACCTGCTGCGCCACGCGGACACCGCGCTCTACGCCGCCAAGCAGAACGGACGCTCCCGATCGGAGCTCTACAGCGCCGAGCTGGAGTCCGAGGTGGACCGGGAGAGCCGGGTCCTGGCCGACCTGGAGCGCGGCTTCGGTGCCGACGAGCTGGTGGTGCACTACCAGCCGATCGTCGACGCCCGCAGCCGCGAGATCGTCGCGTTGGAGGCGCTGCTGCGCTGGCAGCACCCGGACCGCGGGCTGCTCGAGCCGGAGGAGTTCATCGACGTGCTGGAGGGCTCAGACCTGGTCCACGACGTCGGCGCGCAGGTGCTGACCCGGGCCTGCTGCGACGCTGCCGAGCTGGCGGCGGGAGGCTGCGTCGTACCGGTGCATGTGAACGTGTGCGCCCCGGAGCTGGCGCGTCCGGGGTATGTGGGCACGGTGCGGTCCGCGCTCGCGGCGTCCGGGCTGCCGCCGGAGCTGCTGGTCCTGGAGATCACCGAGACCCGGCTGATCACGGTGACCGGCTCGTTGCGCCGCGACCTGCTGGAGGTCCGGGAGATGGGTGTGCAACTCGCGGTGGACGACTTCGGCACCGGCTACAGCGCGCTCACCCACCTGGTCGACCTGCCGGTCGGCATCGTCAAGATCGATCGCAGCTTCGTCGCCGAGGTCGCCACCAGCCGCAGCGCCCACGCGGTGTGCAGCGGGGTGCGGGCGATGGCCGACGGCCTGGGAATCCGGGCCGTCGCCGAGGGGGTGGAGCGGGAGGAGCAGGCGGAGATCCTCGCCGCACTCGGCTACGACCAGCTCCAGGGGTTCGGCTACGGACGGCCGGCGCCGCTGGACCGGCTCGGCCTGCTGGTCAGCCGCGCGGGCTGA